Part of the Pseudopipra pipra isolate bDixPip1 chromosome 31, bDixPip1.hap1, whole genome shotgun sequence genome, tgaccccccagtgCCTCCTCACAGCCGCTCCTGGGCAGTGAGACAAGTACAGGTGAGGACCAGTGAACCCCACTATAAACCCATGTCTAGCTAATTCTCTCATAAACTCTTCTTGTCACTCCCCCACTATGTCCCACTGCCCTCCCCACAACCTTCCACCTCTCCCAGTGCTTCCCTATgtcccccagtgccccacaaTACAACCCTGCCCCCTTCCAGTGCTCCCAGATTCCCCCAAACTCCTGTCAATCCTCCCCATCTCTCCCACtgcccctccctgccttccagagccctcccagtgccccccagagctcccagtgccACTCACGAAGTGGATGTGCTTGGGCATCTTGACCTGGGTGACGATGCCCCCCTGCACGTAGTCCCCGAACCCGCTGGTGTCCCCGATGCTGAAGGTGTACGGCCCTGGGGGAGGGGTGTCACCAGGGCACCCCCGCTCCAGGGCACCCCAAAAAGGGACCTTGACATCCAGGAGACCCCCAAAAAGGGCACCGGGTGTGTCAGACACCCCCTAGAACAGCCCCAGCTAACCAGGGTTGTCGTCACAAAGCCCCAGGGCTCACCGAGGACGCGGATCTCGACGGGGCCGCAGCGGttcagctcctccatcccctccaccTCGGTGAAGGTGACAAAGTCGCCCGTCTCGAAGCCGTGACGCGCCTCATCCAGACACGTCACCTCCCCGGGGCACCCCTGGGGGGACACAGTGGGTGCTGAGGGGACTCTGACACCCAGGAACCCCCCAGGGTACccttgggaagggggaggacACACAGGGGGTGCTGAGGTGACCCCATACCTTGGTCACCATGGAGACCATGGCGCTGAGGGGCTGCTCCCCGTTGGGGTCTGTCACCACCATGTCGTCCCCAAAGTCACAGAACAGCTGCCTGCAAGGGGGGTGTCAGTGGGAGACCCCAAAAAGGAACCTCAGTGTTCGGGAATCCCCTGaagagccctcccagccccccttCACCCAAAGAGGCCCCGGTCCCCAGGAACCCCCCGGCCCCCTCACCCGAAGAGCCCGCGCGTGTCGGCCACCACCAGCTTGATGCCGTGGCTGTGGCAGAAGTCTCCaacccagagctgctcctccagGGGGGAGTTGGTCAGGACCACCACCTGTGTGGGAACAAGGgtcacctgtgtcacctgggGCACCTACCTGGGGTGGGGGGATCATCTCCTGGACACGGTTATCAGGGGGCTTTGGGGGTACAGGCACCCCCAGGTGGGTACAGGTGGCCCGGGGGGGTACACCTGGCCCCTGAGAAGGGGGGGCACACCTGTCTGAGTGGGCTACACCTGCCCCCTGCGGGGGGGGCACACCTGGCTGGGGTACCTGGAAGGgcgccagcagctcctgggacaGCGGCTCCCGCGTGCTGGTCACGGCCACGTAGGAGTTGAGCTCCGCCAGGCGTGGCAGCGTCGCCTCCGCCCGGCTCTGCCCCACGTCCTCCTCCCGCAGGTAGAACTGGGGGGGCAAAGGGGAATCAGGGGGGGCCCAGCACCCTCAAACACCtccaccttctcctccttcagGCAGAACTCGAAAGAAAAAGGGGGATCAGGGGAGCCCCAGCAACCCACAACCCCCCCAACCTCCCCAAGcacccagggacccccctccccaaatccaGGAGGAGTTTAACAACCCAAATGGAACAATTGTGGggaatttattttccttgggGGGTGTTCAGGTACTCAAAGAGCAGCTAAAGCCCACGGAAAATATCCAAAGACCACAGGCAATATCCAAAACCCAAGGGGAGTACTTATATTCCTGGAAATACTTAAGGTCTAAAGGAACCTGACCCCACCCCAAAACAAGCGTGGAAACTACTTACTCTCTCTCCCAAATGAATTACCCCAGATGTAACTCAGCTAGGAGGGGGGTTGGGCCAGGGGATGAGGTGGAGGGGTTACCTGCCCAGGGGGTGTTACCTGCCCTGGGGGGTGTTACCTGCCCAGGGGGTGTTACCTGCCCAAAGAGTATTACCTGTACTTGGGGGGGTTACCTGTACTGGGAGGTGTTACCTGCCCAGGCACTGTTACCTGCCCAGGGGACTCACCTGGGAGGCGAGGTCTGTCCAGGCCGCAGGGTGGGGGTCGTGCAGGGTGACAGACTTGACGCCCCCCAGCACCAGGTTCTTGGCCACCTCCACGCCgagcccccgcagccccgacACCAGCACGTTGGAGGTCTGCATGCGCTTCATGGCCTCGTGGCCCAGCACGTACCTGGGACGGGGGACCCCAATCCTCACGGGCACCCCTGAATCCCCACAGTGCCCCCCAAATCCTCATGGGGCCCCCTCAATCCTCACAGGGCCCCCCCAGTCTTCACAGGACCCCCTGATCCTCACAGGGCCCCTCGATGCCACAGGAACAGCTGAAGGCACCTGGGATGGTCTCGAGTGTCCAGGGCCCCCCCAAACCTGTAGGGACCCCCCAGCCCACGCAATTCTTCCTCAATCCACGGGGACTAATCCCCAAGTCTGTAAGGAACCCCAAACCTACAGGAACCACCTCCCAAGTCCACAAGGACCCCGTTCAAGCCTACGGGAAGCCCCCCAATCCATGGGGATGCCAAAACCCCTTGGGAAGGACCCAGGCAGGTGGGAGCCCCCGAACCCCTCCAGGGATCCCCAAGCCCCCTCAAGCCCCCCATCACTCACAGCTGGCGGGAGTAGAGCCCCTCATCGATCTCGGCCTCGGCCCCGTTCTTCGCCATtccctggggacaggaggaACAGAGGCATCACTGGGGGGACACCCAGGGGACACCGGGGCTGTGTCGCCCCTGGATCAGGAGCAGGACCCCCCAGGGGTGACACCAGGGGCGAGAGGTTGTGTCACCCCTGCTCGGTGACATTGCCCCTGATAAGGGACGCACGTCACCCCCAGGACACATAAGGGCACTGAGGTGAAACCAAGTGACCCCAGGCCACGTCCAGGAGACACCATGtaacctggagcagctctgagcaCCTCACAGGCAGCAATGAGAGCAGAAAAAGTGCCAGTCTCCCCACGGGGTGACAGACAGGGCCCCCCAGAAGGTGCCAGGGCCTCTGTGGGGTTGCACGGCCCCGTCAGGCGACACTCACGTTGGTGGGGATGACGCTGGGGGAcacggcgggggcgggggcgcGGCTGGAGCCCGTCGGTGGCTCAGACCCAGAGATGCGGCGCTTCTTCGACAGCGGGGAGCTGGAcatctggggacagggacaaacagggtcagctggggtcacagggacactggggagctGGACATCTGGGGACGGGGACAAACAGGGTCAGCTGGGgtcacagggacactggggagctggacatctggggacagggacaaacagggtcagctggggtcacagggacactggggagctggacatctggggacagggacaaacagggtcagctggggtcacagggacactgtggagcTGGACATCTGGGGATGGGGACAAACAGGGATCACAGGGACAACTGGGGACAGGGTtacagggacactgtggaggTGGACATCAGGGGACAGGAGACAAACAGGGTCAGCTGGGCAGAGGGACATCAGGGAGCTGGACAtctggggacaagggacaacTAGGGGTCAGCTGGGGTCACAGGGAAAGCAAGGGGACAGGATCACATGAGGACAGGAGGGATAGCAGGGAGCTGGACATCTGGGGACAGGAGGCAGCCAGGGACAGGGGAACACTTGGAGGGACACTCTGGGGGCCAGAAGTGACTTTTGTGGGGACGTCGGGTGACACTGTCAGGGGTGGGTGACACATGGGGGGGCAATGAGTGGGACAGGGGGCACATGGGATGACAGGGACAAGGAGTGATGCTGGGAGAAGATGTGGGGTGGCACCAGGTGACACTGGAAGTGGCATCAGGGATAGGGAGGGCGATGCAGAGTAACATCAGTTGACACCACAGGATGGCCAGGGTGACACCAAGTGACACTAGAGATGGACAGGGTGATGCTGGGTGACACCAGGTGATGCTGGGTCATGGGAGGTGGCACCAGGTGACACCACGGGATCAAAGGTGACGTTAAGTGACACTAAGGACGGACAGGATGACATGGAGTCATGGGCGGGGACACCAGGTGGGACGGCAGGTGACACCAAGTGACACCAGGGATGGATACAGTGACACTGCGTGACAACAAGGGATGCACGGGTGCAAGGGGGACTCTGGGTGACACTGAGGGATGGAGAAAGACACTGGGGAACAGGGACAGTGGCACTGAGGGACAAGGGGGGACACCAGATCACACCGCCAGCACCCCCCGGACCCAGGCACCGGGGGCTCCAAGAAACGAGGGTCCCGGGGCCCCATCACTGGGGGAGGTTCCATTGCAGGGGTTCCCCATTAATCGGGGCGTTCCCCATTAACCGGGGGGTCCCAGTTCCGGGGCTTTCATTGCGGGAGTTCCGCATCGCCGGGGGCCTTTCCCAGCCCCGGAGGTCCCCGAGAGAGGGGTCCCAGTCCTGGGTCGGGATCCCCGTCCCAGGGATccctgggggggggggcggtTTCACTTCACAGACCCCCCTGTCCTCCCCTCAGCGCCTCCTCTCAGGCCCGGCCTGGGGTCCCCCCGCTCGGTGCCGGCCCCGCGCGCCCCGAGAAGGTCCCACCGCGCCTCCCCCGTCCTCGGGTACCCCCGGgagccccccctgtgccccgCGGGGGCCGCACCAATGTCGCTGTCCAGGCCCCGCCGCCGGGTCCCGCCCGCTCCGCTCGGCTCCTCCGCGACAAGATGGCGGCCGCGGCCGCTGCCACCCAACGCCCCCTCCCTGCGCGCGCCCGGCCACGCCCCCCGCACCGCCCCACTGGCTGCCGCCGCCTGGTGCCGCGCCCCCATTGGCCGTCGCCTCCCGCCACCGCCCGCCCCCCTCGCCCCCCGCCCTCGCCCGGCGCGCGGATTGGGCGGGCGCGCCCTTGCTGGCCACGCCCCTTCCCGCCGTAGGGCCCGGATGCGGAGGCCCCGCCCTTCTCGCATACGGATTTAGGGGGCGTGGCCTCGTGACACAGCGCGGCGCGCGCAGCCCCGACGGCGGCCCAGGAGGGACACGGGGGGCAGCGCGGCCGGGACGGGCAGGACGGGCGGGACGGGGGGCTAtgggaggcacaggggggtggggggacccATGGGGGATCTACAGGGGCGACTTAGGAACCTAAAGGGGGTTTGTGGTGTGTAATGGAAGCTTACCAGGGCCTATAGGGGCCTACGGAGCATATATGGCGAACCATAGATTAAAAAGCCTACAAAAGTTTTTAAAGAGAATAGAGCAAATTACAGGAAACTATGGCGGGGTCAGGGGGCATCCCTGATGCAGGAACATCTAGAGCGGTCCAGGGGTCTGAGAGGGTCTGCAGAGCAACATGGGGCTGTGGAGGAGCTGTGGGGGGGGGGTCACAGAGCGTCCTATGGGGGACCTGAGGGGTTCCAGGGTCCTgggggggggcgaggggggTGTGGGGAACCTCGGAGATCCGTAGGGCCTCACTGGGGAGTTACGAGGAGCTCGGGAGGGGGCTGTAGGGTGAACGGCTCTAGGGGTCCGTGGGGGGCTACAGGGGCCCGTGGGAGGGGCCACATGGGAGAGGTCGGGGGCCCGAGAGGAGCCATATCAGGAACACGTGATGTCGCACGCTGATGACGTAACGGCACCGTGAGAGCGGCCCGGTAACACAGTCCCATCTTGGcgacccccccctcccccttttccGTCCCCCAAAAATAAAAGACCGACACATGACGAAACCCAGCGCTTTATTCACAGACCGACAGTGGGAACCCCCCGGCCCCCCAGGGGGGACCGCGGAGACTCGGGGTGGTCCAGGTCACTCcggggggggcagggagagCCGGGCGGGGTCGTAGTAGTTGGAGGTGAGCAGGGGTAGCCCcagccgctcccgctcccgcacCTGGATCTCGGCCTCGCGCCGGGCCCACTCCATCAGCCTGGGGGGAGGGGACAGCCATggggggcagcccctgccagggacCCCCCACACCCCGGGGATCCACGTGTCTGGGGATCCCAaatccacccccccccccccgtgtccaACTCCCTCCCACAGAGCCCAGGTGTCCTTATAGATCCTTATAGCCCCCCATACCCTCCCACAGGGCTCTgtagcccccccaaaccctcccgcCCACAGATCCCCCCCAGCCTCCCATGACACCCCGTAGGTCCCCAGGGTATCATATAGCTTCCCATACGGCCCAGGGTCCCCCATGGGCTCGTATAGACCCCCCAAGGGCTGCCAGGGGCCCAACAAACCTGAAAACTCCAAGGGATTCACAAAGGACTGCTGTGGGCTCCAGAGAGGCTCTCAGggatccccaaatccccccataGGCTCCTACTGAAtgcctctgtgccctgcagacCCCAATAGACAGCCCAAGACCCCCCAAGAGCCCCCTACACCCACAGACCCCAATAGACCCTCCAGGAGCTCCATACACCCCACCATGGGCTCCTGTAGACCCCAATAGTGGATCTGGAAGCCCCTCCTACTCCCTATAAGTCTCCCCCCCCCGCCTGGGGCCACCCCCCTACCCCCTTCAGCCCAGGGGGGTTTCCCAGGGCCCCCTGACGGACCCGTAGTCGGGCAGGTAGTGCAGGAACACGGAGCCGAGAACGATGGCGACAGAAACCCCGGTAAAGAACACCGCGTGCATGTTCAGCACGTCAACGTCGGGCTCGGCTGAGAACCCGTGATAGTCGGGGTTCTGCGGATGGGGGGGATAGATGAGGGTCCTGTCCTTGAGCCCCTCCCAGGGACCCCCCCTAGGTGTGTGCGTCCCCCCCCGGTTCCCTGCCACGgacccccaggtgtgtcccccctccccacccagccctggccccgCCGCTCCGAAGCTCCGCCCCAATACAGGCCCCGCCCCGAACACAAGCTCCGCCCACAACCTTTGTCCATCAATGAGCGCCTCAAAGCCCCGCCCCCAGCGCGTGGTTCCGCCCCATACAAAGCACCGCCCTCTGAACCCCGCCCACTAACGAAACCacgccccctccccacccatCCGCTGGCATGGAAACCCCGCCTGTTCCCAAGCCCCACCCCCTGGACTCCCCCTTGTGAGGCCACGCCCCCATTCCCCAAAGCCCCATCATTCGCGGTTTGCCCTTGGCTTGCCCCCGCCCACCTTCTTCTGCGCCGCCAGCATTGGCTCCTCCTCGTGCGGGTCAGCGCCGAGCGGCCGCGGCAGCGCCAGGGCCCCGCTcggccccgcgcggccccgggccccgccgggcAGCGCTCGCAGCGCCCGCAGCGCCCGCGCCAGCGCCGCCATCTTCGCCCGCGCTCTGCCCCGCCCCTTCCGCCCGCGTCGCCTAATCGGGACGGCGCCCCCTCGCAGCGCCCCGCCCTCCGCGCTGCGGAGCAAATCACAGCCCGCCACTGTCGCACCGCCCTGCCCTTTCTGGGCAGACCCCGCCCTCCGGCGCGACGACCAATGGCGGAGCGGGAGGCGGAGATGGGCGGGCATCGCTACCAATGGAAGGGCGGAGGGGGCGGGCGCGCGGGCCGGAGCAGGCCGGGTGGGAGCGGTGCCGCCATTTTGGCGCtcgggagcggcggcggcggcgccgcgcggGCAGGTCCGGGCGGCTCAGTGGGGCGGGGCCGAACGGGAGGGGCGGGGAGCACCGGGAGGGGCGGGATTACCGGGAAGGGCAGGCATGACCGGGGAGGGGCAGGAATGACCGGCAGGGCCGGGATTACCGGgaggggcggggctgaccggGAGGGGCGTGTCTTATCGGGTGGGGTGGGGTTGACCGGCAAGGCCGGGATTACCGGGAGAGGTGGGGCTGACCGGGGCCCCCCGCGCtgatggggagggggtgggacccAGGGCTGAGCGCGCGTTGTATGCTAATGATGGGGCGGGGCATCACGGGGGctcctttcccccctcttcTGCTGTGCAGGTCTCAGTTACTCCCAATTCATCCCATTTCCCTCGCAGTCACCCTCTGGACGCTTCCCAGTTTGTCACAGAACCGTCTCTTCTCAGTCCGTCCCAGCACGTCACCGGTTTATTCAGACCCTTTCCAATTAAACCCAGGCTCTTCCAGTGACCACCCCCAGTGGCCCCAGCTTTCcgttcccagtccctcccagtctgACCAGTTGCCGCCCCCACAGGTGTCGGTGCCATGGAGTACGAGCGCAGGTAGGGGAGCCCCAGGGGACCCCGAAACCAAGGACCTGGGGGGGAACATTTGGGGAGCTCTCAGAGGACACTTGCGGACTCTCCATGGAGAATATTTTGGAGACTTCATAGGGAGCAAAGTGACATTGGGGACTTTGGGTGGGAGGGGACATTTGGAGACCCCACAGAGGACACATCTGGGGACATTTGGCCACCTCTGGGGAGTATTTGGTGACCCCCAATGGGGGGTGATTTCACTGAGCACCAGCAAGAGGCCATTTGGGTTCCTAGGGGGGAGATGTGGGGACGATCATTGGGGACCCCCAAGGCTGGAGAGGACCTCGGTACCCTCTGacccctctcctctccacagGGGTGGCCGTGGGGACCGGACAGGGCGTTACGGGggggccccgcccgcccccgaGGATGGATCCCGCACCCAGAGGGACCACGACTATCGTGACATGGATTATCGGGGCTATGGGGGACCCCCAGATGGGCCCCCtgcccctgggacccccccgcAGGTGAGTGTCAAACCCTGAGGGGGCTGTTGGGTCACCCTGCGGTGGGTGCTGGGACTCCCCAACACCTCCCTCTCCCACAGGCCTCCTACGAGGCTGCGGAGCCCCCCCGGAAGCGGGaccccccccgggacccccctgtgGCTCCCGCGCTGCCCTTCGGCACCGACAGCGACTACCGGGACCAGGATTACCGGGAGGGCCCCGAGGAGGAGCCGCGTGCCAGCACCATCGTCATGCTCAGGATGCTGCCCCAGGCGGCCACCGAGAACGAtgtgagcccccagcccccaccatggCCCGACCCCGCCCCCACAGCAGCCCCGCCCACTCCCAGCATGGACCCACCCCATGTGTGGGTGGTCCCGCTCTCTGCCATAGATGATTCTGCCCCGTGTATGAGATGGCTCTACCCCCTGCCAGGGATGGTCCCACGTCAGCCCACTGAGCCTCACTCCCATTCAGAGTGGCCCTATTCCTTCCTTAGTACCCCTGCCCTATGTATGAGGTGGTTTCCCCCCCTTTTTGCTGAGCCCCGCCTGTGTTCTCACTggccctgccccctccccactgAGCCCAACCCAGCCTGGGCCCGCCCTCTGAGCCCCACCCTTGTGAGGACAGTGTCCCTTCAAATCCCACCAGGGTtctccaccagcagctcctgagtGTCCATGGAGGACCCTGGGAAGGGTTGGCCACGCCCCTCCCCTTGGCCCCGCCCTAACTTCAGCTCTACCCCAGAAAGCCACACCTCCTTTCCCTTAGGCCACACCCCCAAAGTACTGACAGTTAGTGTTGGGAACATTTGGGAGACACGCTGGGGTCTCTTGGGTGGGACCTGGGCAAGTTTTGGG contains:
- the NDUFB11 gene encoding NADH dehydrogenase [ubiquinone] 1 beta subcomplex subunit 11, mitochondrial, with amino-acid sequence MAALARALRALRALPGGARGRAGPSGALALPRPLGADPHEEEPMLAAQKKNPDYHGFSAEPDVDVLNMHAVFFTGVSVAIVLGSVFLHYLPDYGLMEWARREAEIQVRERERLGLPLLTSNYYDPARLSLPPPE